The genomic segment TGCCTCTGCCCCTGGTCGCCCGGCTCCACCAGAACGAGGGGCAGCGCCTCGTCACTGGGCTCCACCACCCGCAGGGTGAGGTGGATGGTCGTCTCGCGGTCGATGCCATAAGATGACAGCGTTCTGCGCGGCTTCAGCGGCTTCGAGCCCAGGAGAAGGACCTGGTCCCGCACGGCAACCTGCGTCTTAGAGCGGACGTGCTCGCTGATCTTCCTCACTCTGTCCTCCGGGCTGGCAGCGAAGGCCATGGGGCCCCACTGCTCAGACTGCACATGCACCTGGACAAGGAAGCCCGAGAGACAGTTGCCAGGAAGACCGGCCGTGCTCCCCGCTCCTTCCCCTCCCCGGCGccttctgcccttccctgctgtcaCCCTCCTGCTCCTCCACAGCCAGCTGCGTCCTCCCGCCTCCGCCTCCCAGCGGCTCTTCTGGAACCCCCAGGTCACCGCACGAAGACAGCCGTTGGTGTCATTCCTGACAATCacacctctccccatccccacgcTGTCATTGACAGTTCCCCCGTGTACACCTGCTTCCTAGCCCGATAAACTCGGTCACAGGTCAGGAACTAACACAGCCTGCCAGCGGCTCAGctgttggagcatcgtccccaACACCAGCAGGCCCCCCAGTCGGGGCGCAGACGGGGGGCAACCGACCAATGTTTGTCTCACACTGgtgttctccctctctctctctctctctctctctctctctctctctctcatcagtttttttaaattatcctcaggtgaagattaaagaaaaacaactaaatacAGGTACAAAGCACCCAAAGGTGTACACCAGCCTCTAAAAACAACTTCCAGATGGAAATTCCAAGATTTGGCAGCGTCAGCGGGGACCCCCGGGGCTGCCCTCCATGAGCGCTGTAGGGGGAGCCCTGGAGAGGACAGTCTCTGTGTGGGGGTTTCTTTGGGGTCCTGTTGCTTTACAGTAATGACACCTGTTACAGTGACACCACATTCGGCGGTATCTGTTGGGCGGtgtttcctgtctctctctgcctatCGCAGCCCCCGGGGCCTCACTCACAGAGGGCAGGGCTCTGCCTGACGTGAGCCCTGTGGTTGGCTTGAGACCTGGTGGCCCTCCCTCGTGCTCTGTCCAAAATGAACATCTTCCGACTGACTGAGACTCCCGGGGCATTCTCCCCGGCCCTGCTGAGCGCTGCCCTCGCTGGGCTCTCCGGGCCTCGCCGGCGGGAGGGCGcgtccccacagaggaaggcggCAGGTCGCGAACAGCTAAGGGACGTGAGTGTGTGGGCCTCTCCtttgggaagagaaggaaacGGGCTGAGAGCCCTGGACCCCGAAACAGGATAAGGGAAAGGGCTCCAGGCGATACTCCCTCCGTTGTCCCTGTGGCCAGTCCCATGAGCACAGCCCAGTGCCACCCCCACCGTGAACCCCTCACCGGCCAGCCCGGGCCTGGCACAGAAGGCGCTCAGGAGCCTCAGCTTTCCCCCCAGAACCCTCCTTCACACCTCCCTCGACACGCCTCCCAGCCACCCCTCTCTgagcactgccccccccccattcctgAGACCCCATCTCTTGGAGGTGCCTTCCCTCCCCCGTCCCCAGGCCCCTTCATCAAGCCCCAACTCACACAGAGGCAGGCAGCATTGGGCGCCATCGCTGTAGCCACGGGAGCAGCGGAAACGGCCTGAGAGCAGGAGCTGAGCTGGAAAGCCCTGGCCGTCTGCTCCCCGGGCCCTTGGTTTCTGCCTGCTCTCCGGGTTCTCTTTCACTTTTGCTGCAGTGAGTCCACGCCCAAAGGGCACTTCCTGACCAAGCactcccccaccagccaatccaCTGGCCCCTTCTTCCAAACCTGGGGTGGCCCTCCCTGCTGAGAATCTCTCCTGATTGACAGCCCACCACCCCCAGGCCTGACCTAGGACTGTCAGTCTGCAGCCCTGGGCCCTCAATGGCTACAGCCGTGAACACTGTGGGGAAGTATGGGACCTGGTTGGAAAGTCCGTACGGAGGAGTCTCCGAAAGGCCGGGGGGCCTctggggggaccttgccgaaggccgcagcccctgccttgacttttccaaacaagtccgagccCCCGGGTGTTTTACTGCAATCTGTGCTCTTAGCCTTTAGACACGACCTTCTGGACGCAGGTGCCTTCTCCAGGGTGCTCACCCGCGGATTGCGTCTCATAGTTAACTTTGGCCAGGCTGGTGCTGAGTGAAGGCCCGAGGAGGCAGGCGAGCGGGCCTGTGTGGTGCCTAGAGCCAGGCCGCCCCGTGGCCTCTCTTGCACAGAACCGCGTGTCAGAGTGGCCCATTCGCCCGTCGCTCAGGGCCTGCCGCTCGGTCCCGGCAGCGTCCTCTCCTGCTGCGTTAGgggccccaccagccaggccctctcTGAGAGCAGGCCCAGGGGCACCTGTCCCCTCTccaggcg from the Eptesicus fuscus isolate TK198812 chromosome 10, DD_ASM_mEF_20220401, whole genome shotgun sequence genome contains:
- the LOC103300501 gene encoding ubiquitin D isoform X1, producing MAPNAACLCVHVQSEQWGPMAFAASPEDRVRKISEHVRSKTQVAVRDQVLLLGSKPLKPRRTLSSYGIDRETTIHLTLRVVEPSDEALPLVLVEPGDQGQRHGLLVRRASSVAQVKAMIETKTALPPEKQVVTCNGKKLEDGKTMASYGIRRGTSLFLTHHCYGGAAEGQGCVWLRAEDSIFSSCSGSETRTEAETDL
- the LOC103300501 gene encoding ubiquitin D isoform X2 — encoded protein: MAPNAACLCVHVQSEQWGPMAFAASPEDRVRKISEHVRSKTQVAVRDQVLLLGSKPLKPRRTLSSYGIDRETTIHLTLRVVEPSDEALPLVLVEPGDQGQRHGLLVRRASSVAQVKAMIETKTALPPEKQVVTCNGKKLEDGKTMASYGIRRGTSLFLTHHCYGG